In Garra rufa chromosome 15, GarRuf1.0, whole genome shotgun sequence, a single genomic region encodes these proteins:
- the rflna gene encoding refilin-A has translation MVGHLHLQAMDESLKGKNREGLLDSPDSGLPPSPSPPFYSLSPGILESRSGSCSTPNELQGYCRKESREGKLLPYLLLNSQGPDAKSRMYPVVYGESIEVNPKPEKEIKFNSAVKYASDRHFRDQVFCAQVPTATSFSETVVAVHNCTWRSYKSEVHFEPRHRPLHFQSTTIVFPKHTRNTYRTTLNYNGNKNAAGRRRFVSTVRLESTEDASPCIIYTEDL, from the exons ATGGTGGGGCATTTACATTTGCAAGCTATGGATGAGAGTTTGAAAGGAAAGAACCGGGAGGGACTGCTTGATAGTCCGGATTCAGGACTTCCTCCAAGCCCCAGTCCGCCCTTCTACTCTTTGTCACCGGGGATCCTCGAGTCGCGCTCCGGCAGCTGCTCAACACCAAATGAGCTGCAAGGATACTGCAGAAAGGAGAGCCGGGAAGGCAAACTG CTCCCATACTTGCTCCTGAATTCTCAAGGTCCAGATGCAAAGTCACGCATGTACCCTGTGGTCTATGGAGAGAGCATTGAGGTCAACCCCAAACCAGAAAAAGAGATTAA GTTCAACTCTGCTGTGAAGTATGCTTCAGACAGACACTTCCGTGACCAGGTGTTCTGCGCCCAGGTCCCAACCGCCACATCTTTCAGCGAGACGGTGGTGGCCGTTCATAACTGCACGTGGCGCAGCTACAAATCAGAGGTTCACTTTGAGCCACGGCACAGACCGCTACACTTCCAAAGCACGACCATCGTGTTCCCCAAGCACACCCGGAATACATACCGCACCACGCTGAACTACAACGGCAACAAAAACGCAGCTGGGCGCCGGCGGTTTGTGTCCACAGTCAGGCTGGAGTCCACCGAGGATGCCAGTCCATGCATCATTTACACAGAAGACCTCTGA